tgcgccccctgctggcggcctggtgcagtgaggtaagggcgctccccctgctggcagcctggtgcagtgaggtaatggtgctccccctgctggtggcCTGGGGCAGTGAGGTAAtggcgctccccctgctggcggcctggggcagtgaggtaatggtgcgccccctgctggtggcctggggcagtgaggtaatggtgctccccctgctggcggcctggtgcagtgaggtaatggcgctccccctgctggcggcctggtgCAGTGAGGTAATGGTGCTCCCCCTACTGGCGGCCTGGTGCAGTGAGGTAAtggtgctccccctgctggcggcctggtgcagtgaggtaatggtgctccccctgctggcggcctggtgcagtgaggtaatggtgcgccccctgctggcggcctggtgcagtgaggtaatggtgctccccctgctggcggcctgatgcagtgaggtaatggtgcgccccctgctggcggcctggtgcagtgaggtaatggcgctccccctgctggctgcctggtgcagtgaggtaatggcgctccccctgctggcggcctggtgCAGTGAGGTAATGGTGCGCCCTCTGCTGGCGGCCTGATGCAGTGAGGTAAtggcgctccccctgctggcggcctggtgcagtgaggtaatggcgctccccctgctggcggcctggtgcagtgaggtaatggcgctccccctgctggcggcctggggcagtgaggtaatggtgctccccctgctggcggcctggtgAAGTGATTGCATAGCCTGTGGTCTGCATAGTCAGTGGTGGAGCAGGAGGTAAtggtgctccccctgctggcggcctggtgcagtgaggtaatggcgctccccctgctggcggcctggtgcagtgaggtaatggtgctccccctgctggcggcctggtgAAGTGATTGCATAGCCTGTGGTCTGCATAGTCAGTGGTGGAGCAGGAGGTAAtggtgctccccctgctggcggcctggtgcagtgaggtaatggcgctccccctgctggcggcctggggcagtgaggtaatggtgctccccctgctggcggcctggtgcagtgaggtaatggcgctccccctgctggcggcctgatgcagtgaggtaatggcgcgccccctgctggcggcctgatgcagtgaggtaatggcgctccccctgctggcggcctggtgcagtgaggtaatggcgctccccctgctggcggcctggggcagtgaggtaatggcgctccccctgctggcggcctggggcagtgaggtaatggcgctccccctgctggcggcctgaTGCAATGAGGTAATGGCgcgccccctgctggcggcctggtgcagtgaggtaatggcgctccccctgctggcggcctggtgcagtgaggtaatggtgcgccccctgctggcggcctgatgcagtgaggtaatggtgcgccccctgctggcggcctgatgcagtgaggtaatggtgctccccctgctggcggcctggtgcagtgaggtaatggcgctccccctgctggcggcctggtgAAGTGATTGCATAGCCTGTGGTCTGCATAGTCAGTGGTGGAGCAGGAGGTAATGGTGCTGcccctgctggcggcctggtgcagtgaggtaatggcgctccccctgctggcggcctgggGCAGTGAGGTAATGGTGCTCCCTCTACTGGCGGCCTGGTGAAGTGATTGCATAGTCAGTGGTGGAGCAGGAGGTAATGGTGCTGCCCCTGCTGGTGGCCTGGGGCAGTGAGGTAAtggcgctccccctgctggcggcctggggcagtgaggtaatggtgcgccccctgctggtggcctggggcagtgaggtaatggtgctccccctgctggcggcctggtgcagtgaggtaatggcgctccccctgctggcggcctggtgcagtgaggtaatggtgcgccccctgctggcggcctggtgcagtgaggtaatggtgctcccctgctggcggcctggtgcagtgaggtaatggtgctccccctgctggcggcctggtgcagtgaggtaatggcgctccccctgctggcggcctggtgcagtgaggtaatggtgctccccctgctggcggcctggtgcagtgaggtaatggtgctccccctgctggcggcctggtgcagtgaggtaatggtgctccccctgctggcggcctggtgcagtgaggtaatggtgcgccccctgctggcggcctggtgcagtgaggaaatggtgctccccctgctggcggcctgatgcagtgaggtaatggtgcgccccctgctggcggcctggtgcagtgaggtaatggcgctccccctgctggcggcctggtgcagtgaggtaatggcgctccccctgctggcggcctggtgCAGTGAGGTAATGGTGCGCCCTCTGCTGGCGGCCTGATGCAGTGAGGTAAtggtgctccccctgctggcggcctggtgcagtgaggtaatggtgcgccccctgctggcggcctgatgcagtgaggtaatggtgcgccccctgctggcggcctgatgcagtgaggtaatggcgctccccctgctggcggcctgaTGCAATGAGGTAatggtgcgccccctgctggcggcctggtgcagtgaggtaatggcgctccccctgctggcggcctggggcagtgaggtaatggcgctccccctgctggcggcctgaTGCAATGAGGTAatggtgcgccccctgctggcggcctggtgcagtgaggtaatggcgctccccctgctggcggcctggtgcagtgaggtaatggtgcgccccctgctggcggcctgatgcagtgaggtaatggtgcgccccctgctggcggcctgatgcagtgaggtaatggtgctccccctgctggcggcctggtgcagtgaggtaatggcgctccccctgctggcggcctggtgAAGTGATTGCATAGCCTGTGGTCTGCATAGTCAGTGGTGGAGCAGGAGGTAATGGTGCTGcccctgctggcggcctggtgcagtgaggtaatggcgctccccctgctggcggcctgggGCAGTGAGGTAATGGTGCTCCCTCTACTGGCGGCCTGGTGAAGTGATTGCATAGTCAGTGGTGGAGCAGGAGGTAATGGTGCTGCCCCTGCTGGTGGCCTGGGGCAGTGAGGTAAtggcgctccccctgctggcggcctggggcagtgaggtaatggtgcgccccctgctggcggcctggggcagtgaggtaatggtgctccccctgctggcggcctggtgcagtgaggtaatggcgctccccctgctggcggcctggtgCAGTGAGGTAATGGTGCTCCCCCTACTGGCGGCCTGGTGCAGTGAGGTAAtggtgctccccctgctggcggcctggtgcagtgaggtaatggtgctccccctgctggcggcctggtgcagtgaggtaatggtgcgccccctgctggcggcctggtgcagtgaggtaatggtgctccccctgctggcggcctgatgcagtgaggtaatggtgcgccccctgctggcggcctggtgcagtgaggtaatggcgctccccctgctggcggcctggtgcagtgaggtaatggcgctccccctgctggcggcctggtgCAGTGAGGTAATGGTGCGCCCTCTGCTGGCGGCCTGATGCAGTGAGGTAAtggtgctccccctgctggcggcctggtgcagtgaggtaatggcgctccccctgctggcggcctggtgcagtgaggtaatggcgctccccctgctggcggcctggggcagtgaggtaatggtgctccccctgctggcggcctggtgAAGTGATTGCATAGCCTGTGGTCTGCATAGTCAGTGGTGGAGCAGGAGGTAAtggtgctccccctgctggcggcctggtgcagtgaggtaatggcgctccccctgctggcggcctggggcagtgaggtaatggtgctccccctgctggcggcctggtgAAGTGATTGCATAGCCTGTGGTCTGCATAGTCAGTGGTGGAGCAGGAGGTAAtggtgctccccctgctggcggcctggtgcagtgaggtaatggcgctccccctgctggcggcctgatgcagtgaggtaatggtgcgccccctgctggcggcctgatgcagtgaggtaatggcgctccccctgctggcggcctggtgcagtgaggtaatggcgctccccctgctggcggcctggtgcagtgaggtaatggcgctccccctgctggcggcctggtgAAGTGATTGCATAGCCTGTGGTCTGCATAGTCAGTGGTGGAGCAGGAGGTAATGGTGCTGcccctgctggcggcctggtgCAGTGAGGTAATGGTGCTCCCTCTACTGGCGGCCTGGTGAAGTGATTGCATAGTCAGTGGTGGAGCAGGAGGTAAtggcgctccccctgctggcagtCCAGGGGTAATGATGCTGTGCTCCGCCATAGCACATCTGGGGACGCAGACGTAGTTGCGGGCCTGAGACACGTGATATTTGGGACAGTTCAGGATGGTTGGGGGGAACCACATAATTTGCCAACATTCAAATCCTGAAAGTTGGGACCATAGAATAGAGCCCAGTGAGGATAACCTCAGCCCCCCATTACTGTCAGTGCTGCACAGGTACCACCTCCTATTGCTGTCTCTCTAAGTACATGGCCACAGCATGTGCTACATTGTGATCACTTGGGGGAAGGGAAGATGGCCTGCGGTTTGCCATCCTATCCGTTATTGCTGTGTGGAATCTCATTAATATCTTTCATATATGAGACCTGATATTGTATTTGTGTGCTAgttatcggtatcctgtggacaAGTCTCTCGTATTTCATATACATCACCCCACCATCTTGTAGTCACTAGAACAGGAGATCCTGGTCCCTGTCCACAATCCTACAACTGTGTCAAACATGCCTGGGGcagctccattcacctctatgGCACTGAGGGTCCTAGCAGTAGTAGATGTAGGTTGTGTGCCTTAGTTTCCTTTTGGGTCCTCCAGTGTAAATGCTCCAGTTAAACAATCCTGTATATGAAATATTACTGTGCGCCAGCTTCATGGACACTGCTTAAAGTCGCCCTAATCCCTGGCTTATAGAGGGGGCCTTAATAGTGGAGGGCATAGACACACTTACTACACAAGACCTGGAGATGCTTCTGCTTTAGTACAGagacttaaattaggccccgcctccttttcCCAGGCCAAATTCACTAATAGGCGCTCACCTCTTCTGAATCCGTCTGGCCGTGTGCCTGACCCTGCGCCCAGCAGTtgtagatttgaatcatgatttaGGCTGGCGTAAACCAtaataaatgaggcgcaggaggaggccatgtcTCCTCACCCCTGTGCCCCTCGTGCCCTGGCTATATggcaggtgtatgccagggagaagaggccaatctgcaccttcttcctaGCATACGCCTCTGGCGCAatgatgataaatccccccccccccccctttgtgttcACTTTACATGTAGGATAGTTGAGAGTGCAGTGCCCTTGTGAGAAGTCCCTCCTGGAGGTCTATGGGTGAGGTCTGTGGCCTTCTGGTTACTTTCCTCCCCTGCCGCCTATAATGTTTTGTGCTCCTTGTGGACACTGGAGCAGTTTTGTTTCTCACTAAGCTTTGGTGAAGGAAGGCCATCAATCCCTCACAGGAGGCTTCTGGCCCAGGAGAAGACGGGATTTGTGGGGCCATCTCTTTCAGGGGTGGGCTCTGATAGGGCTCTCTTCTGTGCACTTTGGTGATCGGGCTCAGACTCTCAGCAGGGGTTATATAAAGCGCTTACTTCCCGTACAATTATAATCACAATACTTTATAGGACCATAGCCATGTATATAACTTCCAGCTGTGACATAACAGGTTGGGAGATACACCCGAAATATCTGTCCAGTCCATTGAAAATTCAGGTCATGGGGCCTAGCGGGTGACTATTCACCTACATCTATGAAGTCGAGTTACCCACTatacataatgacaggcagctcacAGCTCAATTTACAACCCAAGTGATGGAGCCATTGACAGTGGCAGAATAATCTGTACAAAAACCCTCGGAGACTGATGTGGAATCACTGATTCATTTCGCATTTTATTCAATAAAAACAAAGTCCCTTTAATATGTGTGAGGACGGATTAAAGTAGAAGAGGAGGAGTAGGGATGGAATCATGGTCTCACGCGGTCTCCTGTGTTGAATCTGCGCAGTATGAAGAGATGTCCGCTTCCATCCATCATTGTTTAACATCAACTGCAAGAGAAAGACCAAGAGGATGAGACATCAAGCCGTAAAAATGACCAAAACACCATCACCAAAATAGCATATTATGGGTTCATTGTTTGAAAAGGGAATGATGGGAGAAGAGGGGACTGCTTTGAGGCAAGGATACAGATAGGATTCTTCCCACTGGGGTTGGAGCAGCGCAGACAGCCACCAATACCCCCTATCCTTCCTCTGTATATAAGTGTGTACCATGGAGGCTGCACCTGTATCAGTAGCAACTGAGCAGGGATAATGGCTATCTCAGGTCGGTCAAACACATCCTGTCGATACTGGTGGAACAGGCTTTTGGCCACCGTTCATACACATGTTTAAAAGCAGGGATCAGGTGACATGCCAACTGCTCgtggtctttaaacatgttgaaaaaatcaCAACTAGCCTGCTGCACCTCACTCTGTATGATAGTAGACCACTGCtaacttcaatgggccaccctaACAATCTAAGGTTGGTTCAGGCGCCCCTCCGCTGCTCTCCAGCTCACTGTCTCTGTATGTAACCGCACAACCTGTGAGTGGAGAATGAGGGGgaagtgagccctgagctgaaaggtcatgtaatacagcccttactaTGTCGTGTATGTCTTACGCCACCCTCTTCACTCCAAACGCCCAGTGGACACATTATCAGCCGACATTGCTGTCAGCCTCAGAAGCTTTCAGCCAACAGCTAGTATGGGCAGATTAAGTCGGCAGCCGATGCCTATATGAAGAAAATAGTCTGCAGCTGCTGCCACAACAtagaatttaaagtgacagtaccaccaggcccaggctgaagcactggaggcggccgacccacccttagtgggaggaaaccccagcccctctatgatggggttccattgattctaatggagtcacgtcatggaggggctggagtttcttcccactgggggcgagcggccgcctccagtgcttcagcctgggcctggtggtacagtcactttaagcttgtGACTATGGAGTggcaacaatacttttttttttttttttttgtatttttacttgTGAGCCAAATAAAGACTTGAAGATCCTCCTATGTGCTTGTAAAGGGACTGTCTAGAGCTGCTGGACTCCACAAACAATCTTACAGTATCTAAGGTTATTAGAACACATAAAGAGTGGAAATAATTTTCTAGTAATATTTACAATAAAAATGACACCTATtggatatattctttccagtcacatTCCCATAAATCACATGTGAACCTGTCCTTTTTTTTGGGTGGCATCCCTGGTTGTCACTATTGTCACACACCCTAACTGAGGACTAATATTAGCTGTGGGATCTAATAGATATAAAAATGTTTCCATTATCTAGACCAGAGAACAGCAGAGATGATTCTTACGTAAGCAAAAGACCATGGCCAGCCAGTAATCCCCCAGGGGTTTCCTTAactgcaaaaacagaaaaaaaatttcattcaatgagaaaacaaaaaatgacctttctgtcCACTCTCCACCTAGAGCCACATCCATCATTTACTGGCAACTAATTGTCTATTAGAGTATATCACCATCACTATGATCAACTACCAAACCCAAGGAATGGCACAGATCGTGTGGTATAATAACCCTAACAAGATGTGGCGGTCATCCCAGGAGTTGGTGACAAACTGAGTTTCAATTCTCTCTTGTAATAGATTATTAATTTTGGTTAAGACTATAGAGAACAGCGCGGGGTCTACATGGAGCGGGTGTCAGACCCATGGCCATCTCTCAGATAATTACAGAACTCTCCCCAATTGTCATTGTGACAGTGGAGCTGTCATCTTCCGCCCTGCTTGTCTTGTCCACTCAAATCTTTTCATTCAGAATTTGTCTACAAAATGATACGTTACCAGGGCTTTTATCTCCTCATCGCTTGCAGTGACGACAGAATCCGACTTCTTATAGCTAGGAAATAATTTATTGTACCAAATTAATCTTAATGTTCTGCGCTCCGTATATTGTTATAGAACTAAAATATTCAGTACTTACAAATCAATTTTGATATGGATTGTTACAGTGTCAAAGGGCTTGATGTCCCGCTTTCTCCTTTTTGAcctaataaattatataaaagATTAAAGTTGATGTTCTAGACATAGGTCATCAGGTACGATTCTACTTCTTGTTTTTGACTGAGCCAGTCCTCATGGCATCAATAGGCGTTTTTGGGTGAATTCTTCTTCAGGGAACAATGGTCACTTAGTCTATGCCCTGAgcatttattttctttgcagTTGTTTTAATAACTCTGGATGATCGGTCTAATTTAGAGGGTGTTAAATAGTAAGAGTACATTGTGTCTGTTCAGGTCCACAAACCAACCATAGTCAGCCTGGCAATCCATTCATCCTGGTTTCTCAATATAAACGCGAGCTATGGCTCTTAATTGTGTGTCTATCGATTTGAGCCACAGAACTGTGTGTTGAATTTCCAGTAGATCATACTCACATGGGTCTTGAGTCAACAGACTCTGAGAGTTTTCCTGTATTCACATCAACTGTAAAGGAAAAAACAGCCGAATAGTCTTTATCACCACCTTCGGTTCCTAAGTATGAAGCATTGGGTAGCACAGACCTGTGGGTACAAAAATCTCATACTAAGATATTGTATAGAGCCCTGGAGTAAACTAGTGCGTCATAGCTCCCCCATATACCATGTACTCCCTAATAATAGAACACTCCCTTGATGACTAGAATTGATCTCTGTATTATCCGCATTTGCAAACTATATGAAATTGCTGACTGATCGACAAACTATGAGCAATgattttttgacatgttgaaagataacgtTAAACGACTTATCCCCCGTTGTTTGATTGCTAGGTGTTCTATCATGGGCAGATAatttctccatgtaatagggcccttagtctcttgCTCACTTTCGCATTCTCTCGCTTACTCTTGCTCTCTTGATACCTTGTTCTCTTTTGCTCActgtctctaagggccctattacatagagcaatTATCTACCAAATCAGGCTGATTTAGGCAGAAATCGTTCTGCATAATAAAGACCACGATTGGCCGAAGAGAGGACCATTTGCTGATTGTTATCTTTTAGTTagcctaaaaatcattggccgcctgCGGTGCATCACTGCAGGTGATAGTTTATACTTACCTGAGCGTgcttccccagtgtcctgctgccttcTCCCTGCATTCCCTGCTAGCCGGTGCTGACTCTTATGGCCCTATCTCTTAagcgacaggccactcagccaatcactagccttgTCGGTCCCACCTCGGACATTGATtacctgagtggcctgtcactgaagaCACAGGGGCAGAAGTAGTAACAGTGCAATGTCATTCTGTCTAATACTCTACTGTGATGTCCTGAACTTTTGTGAAATAAATACAGAGTTATCAACCATCTCAGTTTGACTTACTGTCTTTGTGCAGAATCTATACCCGCTTGCTCTTGTGCTATGTCTTCTCCTTGCTCTTCTGCCGTATCTTCTCCTTCTTGGTCTTGTTCAGTATCAAAACCTAGTTGTTCTTGTAAATCTTCTAGAGTTTGTTTGAATTCATCTAAATCTACACTTCCTAGCAGTTGTTGAATATCTACATCCTGCAGTAATCCACTATCTGCAGCTTCCGTCTGTACTCCAACGTCCACTCCTTGCTGAGGTCCAATATCTGCAGCTTCTGTCTGTACTCCAACGTCCACTCCTTGCTGAAGTCCACTATCTGCAGATTCCGTCTGTACTCCAACGTCCACTCCTTGCTGAAGTCCACTATCTGCAGATTCCGTCTGTACTCCAACGTCCACTCCTTGCTGAGGCCCAATATCCCCATCTTGAAGCTGCTGTCCAATATCTATGCTTCCTTGCTGAGGCCCAATATCCCCATCTTGTAGCTGCTGTCCAATATCTATGCTTCCTTGCTGCTCTTCATCATTATCACTTCTGTATTGGTCTTCACCTTGTGCTATGATATCTACACTTCCTTGATATGCCATACTGATTTCTATTCGTCCTGGCTTCGGAGACTTATCCAGGACATTGGTTGAGCAGTCGTCTTTTTTT
The nucleotide sequence above comes from Dendropsophus ebraccatus isolate aDenEbr1 chromosome 8, aDenEbr1.pat, whole genome shotgun sequence. Encoded proteins:
- the LOC138798929 gene encoding uncharacterized protein; the encoded protein is MGKMFYYVTVIGVVLQVISGQDSGIEKMKQCPCANEVIEVFLGSVDQNTVNTENGQKLKLRLWQQKKDDCSTNVLDKSPKPGRIEISMAYQGSVDIIAQGEDQYRSDNDEEQQGSIDIGQQLQDGDIGPQQGSIDIGQQLQDGDIGPQQGVDVGVQTESADSGLQQGVDVGVQTESADSGLQQGVDVGVQTEAADIGPQQGVDVGVQTEAADSGLLQDVDIQQLLGSVDLDEFKQTLEDLQEQLGFDTEQDQEGEDTAEEQGEDIAQEQAGIDSAQRQSVLPNASYLGTEGGDKDYSAVFSFTVDVNTGKLSESVDSRPMSKRRKRDIKPFDTVTIHIKIDFYKKSDSVVTASDEEIKALLRKPLGDYWLAMVFCLLDVKQ